From the Desulfolucanica intricata genome, the window GGCAGGTGATAAAGTGTTAAATAATAATCTAAAGATCCTCCACGCAGGTGCCTTAAGAAAACCGATGAAAGAAATTGCACATATTTTAATGGACACTGTCCCCGGATTAAATATTGAAATGGATTACGCCGGTTCCAGAGCATGCGCCTACGCCGTACTGGATGGTAAGGACGTCGATATTATTGCTCTGGCTGATCCCCATGTTTTTGAGGACTTGCTGGTTCCCGATTATGTAGAAATATTCTTTGTATTCGCCACTGATCAGATCGTACTGGCCTACGATGAATTTTCCAAACAAAGCTCTTTTATTAACAAAGAAAACTGGGCTGAAATCTTAGCTGTTAAAGATGTGGTCTTTGGGAGATCCGATGAAAATTTGGATCCCTGCGGTTACCGAACATTAATGGTCTGGCAGCTGGCCGAAAAATTCTATAATATCCCCGGGTTATACAAATCCCTGTATAATAAATGTACACAGGATCGTATTTACCCCAAATCGATAGATCTGGCCGCAGCATTAATGGAGGGCAGGGTTGACTACGCCTTCAAATACCTTTCAGTAGTAAAACAATTTGCTTTTAAATATATTGAGCTGCCCTCTAAAATTAATTTATCGAACCCTATATATTGGGATGAGTATCAAAATGCTGTGGTTGAAGTGCGTAAAAAACAGGGCATGATTTCTCAAATTAAAGGTGCCCCGATAGAGTTTGCCGTAGCTATACCTAAAAAATCAAAAAACATGGAGCTTGCCAAACAATTTATTGATATTCTTACTGGTAATCAAGGAGAAATTATTTTGGAAGAATGCGGTTTAATCCCCTGCTAAAAAAATTACCTTTTTTTTTAAATGAACAAATTTAATATCAATATTATTACCAAGCAAAGATTAAAACCGGAGGCCAGTTTACCTGCCTCCGGTCTTTTCGTTTAATTACTTCTCTGCATTGGCAATAACTTTATCTCTAACCGCAGCCGTCAAATCTATCCCTACAGCATTAGCCATTGCTTCGGAAATAATAAGAGACTGCCAATATCAGACAGCCCATACATTAATGTTATTTCCTTCCGATACATCCGTAAATTCTATAGTCTACACACCTTACACAGGGTATTTTACACAAAACTTCTTTTCCGCATTAGGCAAACCCAGGCTCTGGGTGGGTTTGGACGGTTAGATCCAAATTTGCTTGAAACCAGCGAAAGTATTTCGAAGTAGGGCTCCACGGAGTTAACAATATCTCCGGCAGTACGCTGTGGCGGACCCGGGCAATCACGTTTTTCATCGGCGTTACCAATAATACTTAGCCACAGGCCGTCCTTTTGTAAATGAGCGGCTACATTTTTAGCAAAACTCTTCCGTTCTTCATCCGAATTTAATGAATGAAAACAACCTCTATCAAACGCAAATCCAAATGGCGCCCCTTCAATTTTATTTGTAAGGAAGTCAATCACCATAAAGGTACATTTAACGCTAGCTTTTGAAACTTTCTCTATAGCCCTTTGTATTGCAATTTCCGAAGTATCAATGCCTATCACATCAAAGTTTTCTTGGGAAAGCCATATGGAGTTATCTCCGGTTCCGCATCCAATATCCAGTGCTTTACAGGGTTTTATGTCCATCGCGGTTACAGTCTGAATAAGGTTAAAATCAGGTTTGCCAATATCCCAAGGAGTATCCCCGGCTTTATATCTTTTCTTATAACCTTCCTCGATCACCATCTTGTTTTTACCTCCTAACGAAAAATATCGTGCTCTTCAGCGGTTTAACATTCCGTAAGCATCAGCGGTAAAATTGTAAGTCCTTCTTCTATCCACCATTATAAAGAATCCGGCTAAATTAATAAAGAATATTTTCCACGGCTTATGTATAGACACCCTATTTAGCTCCCTGACCCAGCAGTTTTTGATACAAGCACAATGCTGCAAAAAACCTTATTACGGCCCGCACACCTTGCACGGGGCATACCCTTGGTCCAAAGCTTCCTCCTTGCTTTTAAATACCACCTTATTGTG encodes:
- a CDS encoding extracellular solute-binding protein encodes the protein MLNNNLKILHAGALRKPMKEIAHILMDTVPGLNIEMDYAGSRACAYAVLDGKDVDIIALADPHVFEDLLVPDYVEIFFVFATDQIVLAYDEFSKQSSFINKENWAEILAVKDVVFGRSDENLDPCGYRTLMVWQLAEKFYNIPGLYKSLYNKCTQDRIYPKSIDLAAALMEGRVDYAFKYLSVVKQFAFKYIELPSKINLSNPIYWDEYQNAVVEVRKKQGMISQIKGAPIEFAVAIPKKSKNMELAKQFIDILTGNQGEIILEECGLIPC
- a CDS encoding class I SAM-dependent methyltransferase — its product is MVIEEGYKKRYKAGDTPWDIGKPDFNLIQTVTAMDIKPCKALDIGCGTGDNSIWLSQENFDVIGIDTSEIAIQRAIEKVSKASVKCTFMVIDFLTNKIEGAPFGFAFDRGCFHSLNSDEERKSFAKNVAAHLQKDGLWLSIIGNADEKRDCPGPPQRTAGDIVNSVEPYFEILSLVSSKFGSNRPNPPRAWVCLMRKRSFV